The sequence below is a genomic window from Monodelphis domestica isolate mMonDom1 chromosome 2, mMonDom1.pri, whole genome shotgun sequence.
TGGCCGGGAGGGCAAAGGGTGGCGGTGAGGCAGGAGAGGATGAAGGCAAGATGTGGCCTGCCTGAGCAGAGGCCAGAATGGACACCCAGGAGCATGGTCAGAGGAAAGGGGCTGCCTGGGCCAGAGAACGTCAGCGGAAGGGTTTGGTCGCGGGAGCCAGGCTGGGTGTGTGAACTGGGCTGGGCAGGCAGGAGAAGAACCTGCAACTGCAGCCCCTCATCCCCCGGGGGGCATCCGAAGGAGCACCTCCTCCTGCTGGACTcctagggaggagggagaggatagCAGAGCCCTGGGAGCTCCTCCGCCCTGAGCTTTTGGAAGTGACCCAAGAGGTCCGGCGGCGTGGAAGTGGGGATGGGGAGCCATGGGGTCCCAAGAAGGGAACTGGGGGTGCCAACGAGAGAAATAGGATTTCGGGGGAGCCTCTCCTTGTAGGGCAGAAAAGATGGGAAGGGCGGCAAGGAAGGCGCGACTTGGATTCAGGATGAGCCGTCTGTGATGGTGATAATTCCTTAGTGCTGTCGAGCTCTTGCTCATTTTCTGAACGAGGAAGGGGAAGGCCCCGCTGTGGGGAAAGAACCTGAGAATGTGGGGCCCCCTGGAGGTGGGGCAGGGTCCGGGGACCCCCACAGCCCCGCAGATCCCAGGCTGCCTCTGAAGAAGTGCCCCATCCGCTACTTGCCCTGGTCTGTCCCCCGAGGGGTTCCTGAGTGACCACCCCCTCCCCGTCTGGCccttggggaagagggagactTCCCCTGGGGAAGGGGCGGGACTGTGGGGAGATCAGCTGCTCCCTGCTCGGGCTGGGGGGCCCTTCCCATGTGCTGCCTGTGGCTTCTCCCCACCAAGGCTCAGGCCGGTGGGGCCCAGAGGCTGGCAGCTGGTCTTTGTTCTCGTCTCTCCCGTAGATATCCCCGTGTTCCCCACCATCACAGCCACTGTGACTTTCCTGGAGTTCAGATACGCCAAATTTGACAACCGCATCTTCGCTGTCCCCGACGACTACAAGGAGGATCCTAACCGGTTTCCTGACCTTTAGCTCGCCCGGACAACTCGGCGTCCCAGCCTCGCAGCGGCAGCCAGTGGATGCAGAAGCCGAGACGTTTGTCCAGACGGAGGGAGAGGGCGCTCCAAGTCCTCTGCGGCTGGGCGGCACTCGGAGGCCCGGCTCTCGGGCTCGCTCTCTGGCGGCTCGGACACTCGGACGCTAGAGCAGCTGACACGGAGACCCTCCTGGGCTGCCCGCGGGGGAGACGGGCCCTTCGGGCGTGTGGTGACCCGGGCGGCGGAGAGATCCTTCGGGCCCACCAGAACCCCACGCCGGGCGGCTCAGCCTCTGAGTGTTTGTTGGACGTAGCGAACCGGAAGGGACGCCCTTTGCTGTAGACGACACGACCGGACGGTGACCATTAAACAGTTGCATTTTCACGTTGCAATACATTTCCGAACTAGCATTCACTCTGCAGGGAATACGGTACCTCCTGTAGCACCTTAGTGCAACTCCGTGTGGTGCTATTCATGTTTTTATCGGAATTCTCAAGTGGAAAATGTTTCTTACTAACCTTTGCCGTAGTCTCGACCTTTCTTTTCTAACCCATGTTCATGGTAGTGTTGGCTAGCATGCTTAACGATGTTCATCTTCCAAATCATAGCGCTTTCCAAAAAAGAATCCAAACCTTGTGAAATCGGCCTCCCCCTTGGGGTGCCCGCGTGGCCGCCGCGTGACGGGCTCGGGAGCCGACCAGCGTCGTCCTCCTGAAACGCGTCCCCGCCTTCAGGGCGACTCCTAGAATCCGCGCCGTGCTTTGGTCCAACTCCAGACGCACCTGTTGGTTTCCTTTAGCCACCTTGAGGAAAACCTCTCCATTTATTTTGTCTCTAGGTGTTCCGATCATGGATTCCCCGGTTTTTCAGTTGAAATCTTTCCTATAATTCCAAGTTGGTTGGAAGGTCCAAAGTGGAAAATACTGAGTGCGAATTCCGCTCGCCGCCGGGGGGCCGGGCCTGCTGGGGTCCGATGGTGGAACAAGGGGCCGGGATGCCCGCGAGTCCCCCGTCGGCACAGAACTCCGCGTGCTCGTTCCAGACGGCCCGAGCTTAGCCTTTGATTCCGCCAGGATCTGCGCAGACGCCAAACACCGGACCAAACGGCTGTCTGGCCCCTGGAGCCGCGTCCCGCCGCACCCAAGACGCGAGGACCAGCGCGCGCTCTCGGGACAGGAAGCTGGCGGGGAGCCAAGAGAAGGCGCGGCCCGCCGCGGAGGACGTGCTTAAGGGAGCGCCGAggcctctttctctccattcagtGTATAGGACTGCATAGATGTTCACATTTTAATAAGAAAGGAAGTAATTTTTATAGTGCAGAAAACAAAGTATTCatggttaaattttttaaattataattatcgTTGTATGTGGCTTCTTGGACCTTGGGGGGAAACGGGTGTTCGGTGTCAGTTTCTTAGCGTGTCTCCCCATAAGCTTTGGGAGCCCCCCTGAGGTCTCTCCAAGGTCTGCCACGGGGGGGTTGGATCAGGCCGGGGGTCGGCTCTGGTTTCCCGTGTTTAGAAGGTGGCGCCTTCCACGGGCCATCTgatggatggggggaggggaggtggcGGCGGTCAGTCTGTGTCCTGGAGCTGTGAACACTTGACTGGGCTCTACTGGAAGTAAAACTACTGAACACATTTGCACTTAGAATCGTTTTGCACACATTTGTACTCAGATCCTTGGTTCCCACGTGCCGCCATCTTCCCAGCCCCACAGGACAGATGGACGTCCCGCCCTTCCCATGACGACTATTAGGAATCCACTCTGATGCAAATAAACTTTTCACAGTATTCACAGACTTTCAGAAATGTGATTTCTTAAACCTAGTTTCTTAGGAAAGCCCCGTTTCCGGTGAAATGGCCAAAGCTCTCCGTCCACCTGACGCTGGGAGAGGCTAGAGGCAGGCTCGGGAGGGTCGGTGGGCCGGGCTCCCCTCAGCCCTGGGCCCAGCTTGCTCCTCAGACACCCCCAATCTGGGTCTCGGGTCCGTCGGTGCCGCTTCATTTTCCCTTTGGCCTGGGGAGAATCTGACACCCCTGTGGGGAGCTCGGGGTGGCCTCGGCTGGCCCCTCTCCCTAGCAGATGCTTCATGCCTCGAGAGGACGTGGATGGATCCCAGCGTTCAGGGTCATCGTTGCtggttttcaaagaaaaaaatggggccAGAAATGGATCGCCACCCAGTCTAGTCCGAGTTGTTGGGCAAGGCAGAGCCAGGTAGTGCAGGGGTTAAGACGATTCGATtcggtccagggttcaaatgtggcttcagacacttcttggctattTGTGggagaccctggccaagtcattgaaCCCTGCTTGCGCGGCCCTTACCCTTCTGCCATGCGACTTCCCATGTTTGCTTCAGAAGGAAACGGGCTCCAGTCCTTCCATTGTCAAAATAAGAGCTTTACAGCGAGGTCAGGCTAGATTGGCCCCGGGATGGCCCCTGTCTGGACAGATGGAGCTTCTCCATCCgaccctctgcccccccccccccccccccatggcacTGTCCGAGGCAGGCGGGGAGCCCTGGCTTCTGGAAGGAGGTCAGCAGTTCATTACTGACAGGCTTCACGGCAATAAGAACAAAACCCAATAAAGTAGCTTCCAAACAGTTTGGTCCAAGAACTGCTCAATGGCCACTTGCCAGGGGAGCCATTTGGTCAAGCAGAATCCTCAAGGCGAGATGCCCCACCTGAGATCTTTCCCCACCAGTGGCTCCTCCTGGGGTGGCCACGTCAGGGCTGCGCTTCCCCTGGGCTGCCCCCCTCCCAAGGGAAGGCTGCGCTCCCAGAAGGGCTTCTGTCCCGGATCCCTCGGCGCCACTTCCAAGGATTCCAGCTCCCCCCGCAGACTGTCTGCCCAGGAATAAGCCGTACCTCGTCCCCCACCTTCACTAGCCACACAGGCCGGGGGAGGACAGGTAGGGCGAACACGGGAGGAAAGAGCCGTCCCCGTATCTGAGCAGATCCTTCCTTCCAGGTTAGACACAGTAGCTGGGCCCTCGGCAGGGCCACAGCGTTGCCCTGGCTAGGCAGAAATGCTCTGCGCTTTCCCGTTGGGTTGCACTGCCCGAGCTTGACCAGCCTTTAGACAGGAACAAGACGCTGGCGGGGTTCAGAGGCTCTTGGTCAGAATGGGGGAAGTGGCGGGAGGATCCAGTCTGCATGGAGTCCCCAGGCTTTCCCCAAAGGGACTCTGCTCAGGGGGCTGCGTGGAGTCCAACCTCGGGACGCGCGGCGACACTGTCCCCCGCACAAACTTGGGCGCGTCACCCGCTAGCCTGTGCCCTGCAGAGATCTGAGCCAATAAACACACACTTTTCTGATAAAACCAGttttattaaaatcaattttacTACCAAATACAGAAAACTCGGTGGTTTCGGTGGGGTCCCCCGGTGAGCCCATTTACTAATTCAAAGGCTCCCAGCAAAACGTTTTCAAAAGTGGCATCTACAAACTAAAAAGGGCTTTCAAAACTGTCTCCGGGCAGAATGGAAAGCAAAGGCCCCCTGGTGCCTCCCTGCTGGCCCCCCCAGGCGACCCTCCCCGTCCCCCAGGGCCGGCCAGAAGGGGGAGGCGTCACGGTGCAAATAAACACAAGTGCAGTTTCTAGGAACACGAGCTTCGTTGAAGGGTTTTATTATCAAAGTCTTGTAAAACAACGGCAGAAACTGTACATCAACATGGCACGGACGGGGAGGAGCTTACTCGGCTGGTACCTACGGAACAGCTTGGCTAACAACTACGCATCTAAGCGGCGCCGCGGCCGGCCCAACGGGGTCTGTCTACAAGGCGAGCTCGGAGCAAGGGACGCCGGGACTCTCCAAAGCTACAAgcgccccccccctccccggcATCCCCCCCGCACCTTCCCAGTCGCACCCCAAGAGAAGCCCAACCAGACTGTGCCCGGGgtgggggggctggggggggctctcggctacgggggggggggaggggggggcgggTGGTGAGGGGAGAACAAAAGCCTAATCGGTCAGGAGGGAGTCGGGGGGCATCTGGAACCTGGAAAGCCAAACCAAACGCACAGGAAGAGGAGGCGGGCGGCGCCCCGAGAACATGCGGTCGGTGCATTCCCTACGCGGCTCTAGACTGGAAGGAATCAAACTCTAGAAAGGTTCTACGCGAGCTTAGTTTAATAAGGAGATCATACAACATCCACAATCCATGCCTGCTGGAGATGCATGCAGCTGGTCGTCGGGGCCCCGCGGCGCCCGCACGCGGCAGGCAGGGCCTGGCCGGGCGGCTCCGGGCCCCGGCCGGCGCGAGGGGCGGAGCTTCCAGCCGGGCTAGCTCGGAGCTCGGAACATCTAGGTGGGGGCGGACGGGGCAGCGAGCGGGAATGACGCCGAGGCACGGGCCGGGCCGGCCCTCAGTCGCTCATGTCCATGTCCTCCTCGTGGTGGTCGTCGCCGTTCACCTTGGACTCCCGCAGCGCGTCGCCGCCGGCACCCTTCTCGTTGGGCGGCTCCTTGGCCTTGGGCGAGGCCGGCTCGGGCGGCTTCTTGTCGTCCTTCTTGTCCTTCTCGCTGTCGTAGCCCTGCTCCTCCTCGTCGTAATCTCTCGTCACCTGCTTTGCCGGGGACACGGGCCAAGTCAAGCTCTGccgggggaggtggggggggggctcCCCCGGGGTGGCCCGCCCCGCCCCCCGCCAAGCCCGCCCTCCACCTACTTTGACGTCCTTGTCGCTCTCCGACTTCCTCTCGCGCTCCTTCTCCTTGTCTTTGCTCTTCTTCTTCTTGCTGGTGGAGCGCTCCCGCTCGTCGCGCCgctccttgtccttctctttcttcttctcttttttgtgtCTGAGACACAGGGAGGGCCGAGGGTCAGAGGCCGCCCCGCCCCCcacgtccccccccccccgccccgcccgAGCACTCACCTCCGGGGAGAGGGCGAGCGCGACAGCTTCCTCTTGGGCGAGCGCGGCTTCTTGGGCGAGCGGGTGCCGCTGCGACTCCTCCGGCGGCGTCTCTCCCTGCAAGGACAAAGGTGTGCGGCTGACCCGATGCTCCTCCAGGTCCTCCCTGTGCCAAGTGCTCGAGACCCCCCAGCCACCCCCAGCTCGGGCAGGCGCTCCCCTGCGGAGGAGGCAAGTCGGCTGGCCAGAACTCAaagacgccccccccccccccccagctcgaTTCACAGCCCTTGGCTTAAATAAAAGCAGCTGAGGAGTCGGAGGTCATGTGATGCAGGAACAGTCTGATGGGGATGGGGGATGGGCTGCCGAAGGCTGCCCCACTTGGGTTGGTTTTCAGGACCAGCAGGAGCTCCGCAGcagcatcttggaggaggccccgCTGCCCTTTGGGGCTGCCCTGGTGGTGCTCCCACCTCGGGGAGGCGGGCGGCGCTCGCCAGCCCCGGATCAACGTCGAGCCACTCACCGGCTGGTGCTCCGTGACCGGCGGGCGGTGCTGTAGCTTTTGGGTGGCGTTTTCGAAcgcttcttctctttctcttctttctttttgtctctgaggtgggagtaaaaacaaggcTCAGAGGTTCTGCCGACGCACACAGACAACGTAAAACTCTCCAGTTCTCTTACGAGGAGACAAAAACGTTGCTCTAAACGGGGTTTTCCCACTGTAGGCCATCACAAGGGTGTCAATTGGGGATTCCacagccccccccaccccccatgatctaaaaaaccccaaactgtGAGAAGAGCCTGTGATAAGCCGGAATCTGGGAAAGGCCCagccgcgccccccccccccccagaaggaGGCGGAGCCTCACTACCCAGGCCCAGGAGGAGCGCATGGCCTGCTGGGAAGGTCCTTGGCCGAGCCCCACCTGGTCTTGGACGTGCTCCGGGACCGCCGGCCCCGCTCGCGGGAATGGGACCTCCTCCGGCGCGGACTCTTCGATCGTCGCCTACTTCTCGATTTGGAATGAGATCTCCTTCTGGATCGGCTTCTCGACCGTCTAAGGAGGAAAAAGCCACACGGCGTTGCCCGTTAAGAACGGGCGAATCGGTTCCTTCAGGCCAACAGAGACGAATTCTGAGACTGCCGGGACCGCCCAGCACGGAGCCGGCATCCGGCCAGCTCTGAGCCAGTCTTGGCGGCCTCCTGGCtaaagcaccccccccccccccccgctgggGCTCCCGCCGGCACCCCTTTTGAGCTCTGCTGCCACTTCCGCTCCGCCTGCCGAGCGGGGACCCGTTTAGACTAGGTCCAGCCCAGCCACGTTCAAAAGATCTGCTTATGACCGTCCAAGAACCAGGCCTCGGCCAAGGACGGGTCATGGAACAAGCTCGGCTCAAGGGGACGAAGGGCATTCACAGGCGGTCGCACGCTGCCCAAAGGGagcgaggggggggggggagggggatgggtGTGGGCCAGGCTGGCACTCCAGGACCAGACAGTGAGGATGTCAAGGGGCAGAGCGCAGAGAAGGCCGAGTTCCTACTTGGCCTCAGACTCTCTGAGCCCCGCGGTTGGAAGGAGGGGACACGGTGCCCCGAGGCCGAGCTGGCGGCGTCCTTGGGGATCAAAGGGGAGTCGGTAAAAGAGGAAGAGCAGACTAGGGGCGAAGGAGCCCGAGCTGCCGTGCGGCGCCCAGCCCAGGGCCGGCCCTCTCCAGGAACGGACCACCTCCTGCTGCCCGCGGGCAGCCTCCCTGACCTTCTGTTCAGCACCTGCCCATGCTGATCAGGCTCAGCAAGACCCCTGGACAGGCACTGCTAGAGGCAAACGAGGGGGAAACAGGGCTCTGACCTGTGCCTGGAAGATGAAGGCGTCCTCCTCCTCCGGGAGCGCGACCGGGATCGGGAATGCCTccgtttttcttccttcttatctgCAATGAGCGGCCATCAGGTTTGTGGCGTCCCCCCGGAGGCACGACCGCCTGTCCTTATCCCAAGCCTCCATCCCCTCTCCAAGACTAATTCTCGTAGCAAACGTTCTGAGGAAACAGGCTCGATTTCTCTTGTGGGTCGCCCAGGAGAGTCCCGCCACTGGCCCTCAAGCCCCCGACCTGGCTCAGCTCCTCAGAACCGAGCGGATCTCTGTGCCGGGCCTGGAGGTGTTCCCTGGCTTCCCTTCAACTCCACTCTTTCACTATCGCTTCTGGGGGGCAGAATCTTCACTGGACCCAATAAGGCATCTACTATGGGAGACCTTAAAACTGTTTTTGAGATCACGCTCAGAGGGGAGAACTCTGAGGTTAGACGGGATTTTCTGGGGCTTCATTTTATCACTCAATTAAGGAGTCCAAGAGAAGACCGTGAAGGCCCCGCTGCTTCGAGCGGCCCAGGCCCCGGCCGAGCCGAGCGCCTCCCCAGGTCTCTGCTCCACAATCTAAGGCCAGgcccagaccccccccccccccccccggtcgcGGACGGGGCGCTCACCTGGCTCGATGGCGGCCGAAATCAGCGACTGCGCTTCCCTCACTCTCTTCATCGCCTCCTCGATTTCTTTGCTGGAGGTGTCGGACTTGAGACTCGGTGAAACAAGGCCTGCGGCTACATGGTTCAACCTGAAATCAAGCCAAGCGCTCAGTTTCTCGAGCCCCCGAAGAGGGAAAGCTGCAGGGACGGAGCGGAGCCGGGAGGGCGGCGCGTCTCAGCGAGACCATTCGGAGCAGGCACGGCTGCCGGGATGCTCCCCCAGAACGCCAAAGCCCTCTTGGGGCAGGAGCTCGGCTTCGCCGCGGCCTCTCTGACCAGGCCGAGGGGTCCGCTGTGCCCAGGGACGcctgcctgccccccccccccctcggtGGGGTCTCTGGAAGCTGCTCGGAGGCCGGGAATGCGGGCCTTTTCTCATACTTGCACCACCTGAGCCTcggcacagggcctggcacaaagAAGGGACTTCGTAATGCTCACGGACTAGGGACAAAAGCCCAGACCCCAAAGCGGGGATGGGAGCGAGCCTCCCAAGCAGCCGAGGCCAAAGGCAGACTCGAAAGGAAGCCTTGAGCCCCCTTTCGCACCGGCCTGCTGCTGCCCCTCGAGGGCGCAGACGCTCGGGGAAATGGCCCATGGCAAGAGCCGGACAGGCGAGATTTCCCTAAACGCCCAGCGAATGGCCCAGCACACCCCGGCCGCCAGACCCCCGCCCCCAACCGCAGGCCTGAAGACCCCGCACGTTCGGGCCGTCCAAAGGAAGGCGCAGACTTTACAATGGCGACTCTCCCCCACGGGCAGGAGGACCCGTCACAAGcggagagcccccccccccccccccccacgagACTTTTACTTGTAACACTTACTTGGGATCA
It includes:
- the SRSF11 gene encoding serine/arginine-rich splicing factor 11 isoform X2: MSTPTVVPSAPGPGPGPSAGGGPGGVGVGGPGGGSGGVGVGGSGTEVIQVTNVSPSASSEQMRTLFGFLGKIDELRLFPPDDSPLPVSSRVCFVKFHDPDSAVVAQHLTNTVFVDRALIVVPYAEGVIPDETKALSLLAPANAVAGLLPGGGLLPTPNPLTQIGAVPLAALGAPALDPALAALGLPGANLNSQSLAADQLLKLMSTVDPKLNHVAAGLVSPSLKSDTSSKEIEEAMKRVREAQSLISAAIEPDKKEEKRRHSRSRSRSRRRRTPSSSRHRRSRSRSRRRSHSKSRSRRRSKSPRRRRSHSRERGRRSRSTSKTRDKKKEEKEKKRSKTPPKSYSTARRSRSTSRERRRRRSRSGTRSPKKPRSPKRKLSRSPSPRRHKKEKKKEKDKERRDERERSTSKKKKSKDKEKERERKSESDKDVKVTRDYDEEEQGYDSEKDKKDDKKPPEPASPKAKEPPNEKGAGGDALRESKVNGDDHHEEDMDMSD
- the SRSF11 gene encoding serine/arginine-rich splicing factor 11 isoform X3; amino-acid sequence: MSTVDPKLNHVAAGLVSPSLKSDTSSKEIEEAMKRVREAQSLISAAIEPDKKEEKRRHSRSRSRSRRRRTPSSSRHRRSRSRSRRRSHSKSRSRRRSKSPRRRRSHSRERGRRSRSTSKTRDKKKEEKEKKRSKTPPKSYSTARRSRSTSRERRRRRSRSGTRSPKKPRSPKRKLSRSPSPRRHKKEKKKEKDKERRDERERSTSKKKKSKDKEKERERKSESDKDVKQVTRDYDEEEQGYDSEKDKKDDKKPPEPASPKAKEPPNEKGAGGDALRESKVNGDDHHEEDMDMSD
- the SRSF11 gene encoding serine/arginine-rich splicing factor 11 isoform X1, translating into MSTPTVVPSAPGPGPGPSAGGGPGGVGVGGPGGGSGGVGVGGSGTEVIQVTNVSPSASSEQMRTLFGFLGKIDELRLFPPDDSPLPVSSRVCFVKFHDPDSAVVAQHLTNTVFVDRALIVVPYAEGVIPDETKALSLLAPANAVAGLLPGGGLLPTPNPLTQIGAVPLAALGAPALDPALAALGLPGANLNSQSLAADQLLKLMSTVDPKLNHVAAGLVSPSLKSDTSSKEIEEAMKRVREAQSLISAAIEPDKKEEKRRHSRSRSRSRRRRTPSSSRHRRSRSRSRRRSHSKSRSRRRSKSPRRRRSHSRERGRRSRSTSKTRDKKKEEKEKKRSKTPPKSYSTARRSRSTSRERRRRRSRSGTRSPKKPRSPKRKLSRSPSPRRHKKEKKKEKDKERRDERERSTSKKKKSKDKEKERERKSESDKDVKQVTRDYDEEEQGYDSEKDKKDDKKPPEPASPKAKEPPNEKGAGGDALRESKVNGDDHHEEDMDMSD